One genomic window of Bradyrhizobium sp. B124 includes the following:
- the madM gene encoding malonate transporter subunit MadM, whose amino-acid sequence MNMISHVLTANSLLTAFAAVGILMWISGAISKYLTFGRIHGSAIAIMLGLALAFLGGLATGGEKGVADLPALAGIGLMGGAMLRDFAIVATAFEVDVVHARKAGLIGAVALGLGTVVPFVLGVLVAAAFGYTDAESLTTIGAGAVTYIVGPVTGAAIGASSPVIALSIATGVFKAVIVMIGTPFVAKMIGLNNPRSAMVFGGLMGTVSGVSGGLAATDRRLVPYGALTATFHTGLGCLVAPSVLYFSVRAITG is encoded by the coding sequence ATGAACATGATATCTCACGTTCTCACCGCCAATTCGCTGCTCACCGCGTTCGCGGCCGTCGGAATTCTGATGTGGATTTCCGGAGCGATCTCGAAATACCTCACCTTCGGACGCATTCACGGATCGGCGATCGCGATCATGTTGGGTCTCGCGCTGGCTTTTCTCGGGGGCCTCGCCACCGGCGGTGAAAAGGGCGTCGCCGATCTGCCCGCGTTGGCCGGCATCGGCCTGATGGGCGGCGCGATGTTACGGGATTTCGCGATTGTCGCGACCGCATTTGAGGTCGATGTCGTCCATGCGCGCAAGGCCGGGTTGATCGGCGCGGTCGCGCTCGGATTGGGAACAGTGGTGCCGTTTGTTCTCGGCGTTCTCGTTGCTGCGGCGTTTGGCTATACCGACGCCGAATCGCTGACGACGATCGGTGCTGGCGCGGTTACCTATATCGTGGGGCCGGTCACGGGAGCTGCGATCGGCGCATCCTCACCGGTTATTGCGCTTTCGATTGCGACCGGTGTATTCAAGGCAGTTATCGTCATGATCGGTACGCCCTTCGTCGCGAAGATGATTGGCCTCAACAATCCACGTAGCGCCATGGTGTTCGGTGGCTTGATGGGGACGGTCAGCGGGGTCTCGGGTGGGCTTGCTGCGACGGATCGGCGTCTGGTCCCGTATGGCGCGTTGACTGCGACATTTCATACCGGCTTGGGGTGTCTGGTTGCTCCCTCTGTCCTGTATTTCTCAGTGCGCGCGATCACGGGGTAA